The following are encoded in a window of Stigmatella erecta genomic DNA:
- a CDS encoding ABC transporter substrate-binding protein — MMLKRLMVLVAGALVLVPLSPAQADQLQDIKKKGELVCGVLGTDEPFSFIQNPASRTIVGYDVDLCNAVAKSLGVKTTLKQLAVSARIPELQQGRVDLLAASLTHNKEREALIDFSLSTFITGQKVMVKKQSGITQLDQLAGKKVVTVKGSTMEQSIKKAVPTAVIVSFDNSPQAFLALQQGKGVAYVNDETSLIDDFSKLGAMAKDYEILPHNLSTERLALGLKKGETAFREQVNKVLRDLEASGEAEKLFTQWFGPATKMKFPSRPFKIETDTLD, encoded by the coding sequence ATGATGTTGAAGCGTCTGATGGTGCTGGTGGCAGGAGCCCTCGTGCTGGTTCCGCTGTCTCCGGCTCAGGCTGACCAGTTGCAGGACATCAAGAAGAAGGGCGAGCTGGTCTGTGGCGTGCTCGGGACCGATGAGCCGTTCAGCTTCATCCAGAATCCGGCCAGCCGCACGATCGTCGGCTACGACGTGGACCTGTGCAACGCGGTGGCCAAGAGCCTGGGCGTGAAGACCACCCTCAAGCAGCTGGCGGTGTCCGCGCGCATCCCCGAGCTGCAGCAGGGCCGCGTCGATCTGCTGGCCGCCTCGCTCACCCACAACAAGGAGCGTGAGGCGCTGATCGACTTCTCCCTGTCCACCTTCATCACCGGGCAGAAGGTCATGGTGAAGAAGCAGAGCGGCATCACCCAGCTGGACCAGCTCGCCGGCAAGAAGGTGGTGACGGTCAAGGGCTCCACCATGGAGCAGAGCATCAAGAAGGCGGTGCCCACGGCCGTGATCGTCTCCTTCGACAACAGCCCGCAGGCCTTCCTCGCGCTGCAGCAGGGCAAGGGGGTGGCCTACGTCAACGACGAGACCTCGCTGATCGACGACTTCTCCAAGCTGGGGGCCATGGCCAAGGACTACGAAATCCTTCCCCACAACCTGTCCACCGAGCGTCTCGCGCTGGGGCTGAAGAAGGGCGAGACCGCGTTCCGGGAGCAGGTGAACAAGGTGCTGCGTGACCTGGAAGCGTCCGGAGAGGCCGAGAAGTTGTTCACCCAGTGGTTCGGCCCGGCCACCAAGATGAAGTTCCCGAGCCGCCCGTTCAAGATCGAGACCGACACGCTCGACTGA
- a CDS encoding tellurite resistance TerB family protein — protein MRAPGRPRPVFTSASSPDENRYRSARAATILRRRATPPTSAREPRPAARRLPGDDMTSEYPQEQLLAFVQAMANVAASDGRVTEDERQQLDDVVAGMGLSPRDAQVAALIEGEFQKPSRLTDIVSKIEIRELRVSLLRMLVEVACADGEISNEERASVKEAASAFGLDASATSELIDWALASIKLEQREREIMAKLL, from the coding sequence GTGCGTGCGCCGGGCCGTCCCCGTCCCGTATTCACCTCGGCCTCAAGCCCGGACGAAAACCGTTATCGGTCCGCGCGGGCGGCCACTATCCTGCGTCGCCGAGCAACCCCGCCCACCTCGGCCCGCGAGCCCCGGCCCGCCGCGCGCCGCTTGCCAGGAGACGATATGACGAGCGAGTACCCCCAAGAGCAGTTACTGGCGTTCGTCCAGGCCATGGCCAACGTGGCAGCGAGCGATGGCCGCGTCACCGAGGACGAGCGTCAGCAGCTTGATGACGTGGTGGCGGGCATGGGCCTGTCGCCCCGCGACGCGCAGGTCGCCGCGCTCATCGAGGGCGAGTTCCAGAAGCCCAGCCGACTCACCGACATCGTCAGCAAGATCGAAATCCGCGAGCTGCGCGTCTCCCTGCTGCGCATGCTCGTCGAAGTGGCGTGCGCCGACGGCGAGATCTCGAACGAGGAACGTGCCTCGGTGAAGGAGGCCGCCAGCGCCTTCGGTCTCGACGCGTCGGCCACCAGCGAGCTCATCGACTGGGCGCTCGCCTCGATCAAATTGGAGCAGCGCGAGCGCGAGATCATGGCGAAGCTGCTCTAG
- the dnaE gene encoding DNA polymerase III subunit alpha: MSFTHLHLHTLYSLLDGAIRMKDLIKTVKEKGMSSVAVTDHGNMFATIDFYKKAKDAGIKPIIGMEAYVAGTKGREDRSEKVAHHLILVAQNAEGYANLRYLSSTAYMDGFYYHPRIDKKVLAQHSKGLFALTACLGGEVTSACFRGDMDHARRAATEYKDIFEPGHFFLEVQSNGIPEQDKANENLKQLSKDLDIPLCATADAHYIKREDARAHELLMCIASGKTLADGKRLRHSTDKLYVTSPQEMLEFFKDIPEAVHNTQVIADQCNLELKLGKPMLPTFKVPDSHTPDSYMAELAFEGLHERFKELHHAGAKFDPDMYRARLNLELGVIQKMGFSGYFLIVQDFINWAKKANIPVGPGRGSGAGSLVAYALRITDLDPLPYNLLFERFLNPERVSMPDFDIDFCQDRRDEVIKYVSQKYGEMNVGQIITFGSLKAKSVLRDVCRVFGLPFSEGDRIAKLVPEVLGITLKDAIEQEPRLKEMVEKPSNVGEVDGKPVTTKDVLEIALALEGLHRQPGMHAAGVVIADKPLWEFVPVYQPPGEKTLITQFAKDEVEAAGLVKFDFLGLKTLTVIQNALDLINRTPPNGKVLERQDIPLHDEKMWKLMADGDTAGVFQMESSGFTEMVMKLRPSCFEDVIAAGALYRPGPLDSGMVDVFINRKHGREPVTYPHPALEPVLKDTYGVIVYQEQVMQISQVLGGYTLGRADLLRRAMGKKKAEVMQAERAGFLEGCKKNNVDLKVAGEIFDLMEKFAEYGFNKSHSAAYGLITIHTAWLKAHYPVEFMAALLTSEKDNTDKVVRHIGEAREAGHQVLPPDVNQSDMAFGAVDGKIRFGLGAINGVGEGAIESIVEARKDGPFKGLFDFCERVDSRRVNRKVLEALVKAGAFDFEKRPRRQLFESIERAMNRGAASQKDKAAGQSSLFGMLAGPAAGNGGGMKDEFVQTDEWPEKERLSFEKDAIGFYVSGHPLHQYEKELKRYARPVTAVQRARRDEKITVGGIVAAMRERPTKTGKRMAWVTLEDLSGSIELVCFPGKEGGRSMMGKDGKWTKGGPKPGYENWEMLLKGDDPILVSGSVQISQRDEESPTAELIVEDIQSLKVVREKRTKRLELRVPADLLTEERLSKLTQLGKQYAGATPVAVSVLFPGEAEALIGGTALKVQVSDELLLAVDKLFGMKVVELG; the protein is encoded by the coding sequence ATGTCCTTTACCCATCTCCACCTGCACACCCTGTACTCCCTCCTGGATGGCGCCATCCGGATGAAGGACCTCATCAAGACGGTGAAGGAGAAGGGGATGTCGAGCGTGGCCGTGACGGACCACGGCAACATGTTCGCCACCATCGACTTCTACAAGAAGGCGAAGGATGCCGGCATCAAGCCCATCATCGGCATGGAGGCGTACGTTGCCGGCACCAAGGGCCGGGAGGACCGCTCGGAGAAGGTCGCCCACCACCTCATCCTGGTGGCCCAGAACGCCGAGGGCTACGCGAACCTGCGCTACCTGTCGTCCACGGCGTACATGGACGGCTTCTACTACCACCCGCGCATCGACAAGAAGGTGCTGGCCCAGCACAGCAAGGGGCTCTTCGCGCTCACCGCGTGCCTGGGTGGTGAGGTGACCAGCGCGTGCTTCCGCGGGGACATGGACCATGCCCGGCGCGCGGCCACCGAGTACAAGGACATCTTCGAGCCGGGCCACTTCTTCCTCGAGGTGCAGTCCAACGGCATCCCCGAGCAGGACAAGGCCAACGAGAACCTCAAGCAGCTCAGCAAGGACCTGGACATCCCGCTGTGCGCCACCGCGGACGCGCACTACATCAAGCGCGAGGACGCGCGCGCGCACGAACTGCTCATGTGCATCGCCAGCGGCAAGACGCTGGCGGACGGCAAGCGCCTGCGGCACTCCACGGACAAGCTCTACGTGACGAGCCCCCAGGAGATGCTGGAGTTCTTCAAGGACATCCCCGAGGCCGTCCACAACACCCAGGTCATCGCCGACCAGTGCAACCTGGAGCTCAAGCTGGGCAAGCCCATGCTGCCCACCTTCAAGGTGCCCGACAGCCACACGCCGGACAGCTACATGGCGGAGCTGGCCTTCGAGGGGCTCCACGAGCGCTTCAAGGAGCTGCACCACGCCGGGGCCAAGTTCGACCCGGACATGTACCGCGCGCGCCTCAACCTGGAGCTGGGCGTCATCCAGAAGATGGGGTTCAGCGGCTACTTCCTCATCGTCCAGGACTTCATCAACTGGGCCAAGAAGGCCAACATCCCCGTGGGGCCGGGCCGTGGCTCCGGCGCTGGCTCCCTGGTCGCGTACGCGCTGCGCATCACCGACCTGGACCCGCTGCCCTACAACCTGCTCTTCGAGCGCTTCCTCAACCCCGAGCGCGTGTCGATGCCGGACTTCGATATCGACTTCTGCCAGGACCGGCGCGACGAGGTCATCAAGTACGTCTCGCAGAAGTACGGGGAGATGAACGTCGGGCAGATCATCACCTTCGGCAGCTTGAAGGCCAAGAGCGTGCTGCGCGACGTGTGCCGCGTGTTCGGCCTGCCCTTCAGCGAAGGCGACCGCATCGCCAAGCTCGTGCCCGAGGTGCTCGGCATCACCCTGAAGGACGCCATCGAGCAGGAGCCGCGCCTCAAGGAGATGGTGGAGAAGCCCTCCAACGTCGGCGAGGTGGACGGCAAGCCCGTCACCACCAAGGACGTGCTGGAGATCGCCCTGGCGCTGGAGGGGCTGCACCGCCAGCCCGGCATGCACGCGGCCGGTGTCGTCATCGCCGACAAGCCGCTGTGGGAGTTCGTCCCCGTCTATCAGCCCCCGGGTGAGAAGACGCTCATCACCCAGTTCGCCAAGGACGAGGTGGAGGCGGCGGGCCTGGTGAAGTTCGACTTCCTCGGCCTCAAGACGCTCACCGTTATCCAGAACGCGCTGGACCTCATCAACCGGACCCCGCCCAACGGGAAGGTGCTCGAGCGGCAGGACATCCCCCTGCACGACGAGAAGATGTGGAAGCTGATGGCCGATGGCGACACGGCCGGCGTGTTCCAGATGGAGTCCAGCGGCTTCACCGAAATGGTGATGAAGCTGCGGCCCTCCTGCTTCGAAGACGTCATCGCCGCGGGCGCACTCTACCGGCCGGGTCCTCTGGACTCCGGCATGGTGGACGTCTTCATCAACCGCAAGCACGGCCGCGAGCCGGTGACGTACCCGCACCCCGCGCTGGAGCCGGTGCTCAAGGACACCTACGGCGTCATCGTCTACCAGGAACAGGTGATGCAGATCTCCCAGGTGCTGGGAGGCTACACCCTGGGCCGCGCGGACCTGCTGCGCCGCGCGATGGGCAAGAAGAAGGCCGAGGTGATGCAGGCCGAGCGCGCCGGCTTCCTCGAGGGCTGCAAGAAGAACAACGTCGACCTGAAGGTCGCCGGTGAAATCTTCGACCTGATGGAGAAGTTCGCCGAGTACGGCTTCAACAAGAGCCACTCGGCCGCCTACGGCCTCATCACCATCCACACCGCGTGGCTGAAGGCGCACTACCCGGTGGAGTTCATGGCCGCCCTTCTCACCAGTGAGAAGGACAACACCGACAAGGTGGTGCGGCACATCGGCGAGGCGCGCGAGGCGGGGCACCAGGTGCTGCCGCCGGACGTGAACCAGTCGGACATGGCCTTCGGCGCGGTGGACGGGAAGATCCGCTTCGGCCTGGGCGCCATCAACGGCGTGGGCGAGGGCGCCATCGAGTCCATCGTGGAGGCGCGCAAGGACGGCCCCTTCAAGGGCCTGTTCGACTTCTGCGAGCGCGTGGACAGCCGCCGCGTCAACCGCAAGGTGCTGGAGGCACTGGTCAAGGCCGGGGCCTTCGACTTCGAGAAGCGCCCCCGCCGCCAGCTCTTCGAGTCCATCGAACGGGCGATGAACCGGGGCGCCGCCAGCCAGAAGGACAAGGCCGCGGGGCAGAGTTCCCTGTTCGGGATGCTGGCGGGGCCTGCCGCGGGCAACGGCGGCGGGATGAAGGACGAGTTCGTGCAGACCGACGAGTGGCCCGAGAAGGAGCGCCTGTCGTTCGAGAAGGACGCGATCGGCTTCTACGTGTCGGGCCACCCGCTGCACCAGTACGAGAAGGAGCTGAAGCGCTACGCCCGGCCCGTGACGGCGGTGCAGCGCGCCCGGCGTGACGAGAAGATCACCGTGGGCGGCATCGTCGCGGCGATGCGCGAGCGGCCGACGAAGACGGGCAAGCGCATGGCGTGGGTGACGCTGGAGGACCTGTCAGGCTCCATCGAGCTGGTGTGCTTCCCGGGCAAGGAAGGCGGCCGCTCGATGATGGGCAAGGACGGCAAGTGGACCAAGGGTGGGCCCAAGCCCGGGTACGAGAACTGGGAGATGCTGCTCAAGGGCGATGACCCCATCCTGGTCTCGGGCTCGGTGCAGATCAGCCAGCGCGACGAGGAGTCGCCCACCGCGGAGCTCATCGTCGAGGACATCCAGAGCCTGAAGGTGGTGCGCGAGAAGCGCACGAAGCGGCTGGAGCTGCGTGTGCCCGCGGATCTGCTGACCGAGGAGCGGCTGTCCAAGCTGACCCAACTCGGCAAGCAGTACGCGGGCGCCACGCCCGTGGCGGTGAGCGTGCTCTTCCCCGGCGAGGCCGAGGCCCTCATTGGCGGCACTGCGCTCAAGGTCCAGGTGAGCGATGAGCTGCTGCTCGCCGTGGACAAGCTCTTCGGGATGAAGGTGGTGGAGCTGGGCTGA
- a CDS encoding sulfatase family protein has protein sequence MMSRIRPTFARSLLLGCRAGLLVFISLYTLCALLNMKLGYQGNESAALQDRVWNEFRGVVLGQVGRLILAYTVLGMALGAWMGAGLWALRVSRRAVFWGSALACLATEVPWVLADMAHHPHLYAATLYERAAWTKALLLALSGASPTPWRVAALLTVAWVPLAVLVSGGLRPRRWGWAPAALVALVVLGYAGWRLQAPASPRTGPRPNLLILASDGLRPSHFSGNGYARPTTPHIDALMREGSQFRETVVQIPRTGPSWATLLTSQWAGEHPIRHTLVGRAAREARLTTLATVLGDAGWQTAVVSDYAGDIFSRFPFGFQRVEAPGFNFPDLIRQRMLITHVALLPWTALAPRLFPEREQFPELTDPSPLLQASRRTLAGFTPEAPFAFLVFGSTTHFPYAAPFPHEGRFVEQGYEGPWRFGASPQMEVPPDAPPPTPEDVAALVANYDAALVTFDAFVGQMLAELERRGLRDSTLVVLLSDHGEYLSEPGRGLGHGDHLWGHEALRVPFVLRFPGHVAEGRTVTSRVRSLDVAPTLLELLGVPAPETFRGQSLARFIAPGAPAAAEVPEMPALLETDLWFTNQDGQPYQQVRLPYPGVYEIATVEPPRGDIVLKPEWEATVEAAKHRGLYLGRWKLLELPTPQGLKVELYDAVADPGERQDVAAQHPEVVATLRERLARERTWKLETH, from the coding sequence ATGATGTCCCGGATCCGCCCCACCTTCGCTCGCTCGCTCCTGCTCGGCTGCCGGGCCGGCCTGCTGGTCTTCATCTCCCTCTACACCCTGTGCGCCCTGCTCAACATGAAGCTGGGATACCAGGGAAACGAGAGCGCGGCCCTCCAGGACCGCGTCTGGAACGAGTTCCGGGGGGTGGTGCTGGGCCAGGTGGGCCGGCTGATCCTCGCGTACACCGTGCTGGGAATGGCCCTGGGCGCGTGGATGGGCGCGGGGCTGTGGGCGCTCCGGGTAAGCCGCCGCGCCGTGTTCTGGGGCAGCGCGCTCGCGTGCCTCGCCACCGAGGTTCCCTGGGTACTGGCGGACATGGCGCACCACCCGCACCTCTACGCCGCCACCCTGTACGAGCGCGCGGCGTGGACGAAGGCCCTGCTGCTGGCGCTGAGCGGCGCGTCCCCCACGCCGTGGCGGGTGGCGGCACTCCTGACGGTCGCCTGGGTACCCCTGGCCGTTCTCGTCAGTGGGGGCCTGCGGCCGCGCCGGTGGGGCTGGGCCCCCGCGGCCCTGGTAGCGCTGGTGGTGCTGGGTTACGCGGGGTGGCGACTCCAGGCGCCCGCTTCTCCCCGGACGGGCCCCCGCCCCAACCTGCTCATCCTGGCCTCCGACGGCCTGCGGCCCAGCCACTTCAGCGGCAACGGGTATGCCCGCCCCACGACCCCTCACATCGATGCGCTGATGCGCGAAGGCTCGCAGTTCCGGGAGACGGTGGTTCAGATTCCCCGGACGGGCCCCTCGTGGGCCACCCTCCTCACCTCTCAGTGGGCGGGCGAGCACCCCATCCGCCACACGCTCGTGGGCCGCGCGGCGCGCGAGGCCCGGCTCACCACGCTCGCGACGGTGCTGGGGGACGCGGGCTGGCAGACGGCGGTGGTCTCTGACTACGCGGGGGACATCTTCTCCCGCTTTCCGTTCGGCTTTCAGCGCGTGGAAGCCCCCGGCTTCAACTTCCCGGACCTCATCCGTCAGCGGATGCTCATCACCCACGTGGCGCTGCTTCCCTGGACGGCGCTCGCCCCCCGCCTCTTTCCCGAGCGCGAGCAGTTCCCCGAGCTGACGGATCCCTCGCCCTTGCTCCAGGCCTCCCGGCGGACCCTCGCGGGCTTCACCCCGGAGGCCCCCTTCGCCTTCCTCGTCTTCGGCTCCACCACGCACTTTCCGTATGCCGCGCCCTTCCCTCACGAGGGCCGGTTCGTCGAGCAGGGCTACGAGGGCCCGTGGCGGTTCGGGGCCTCCCCGCAGATGGAAGTTCCCCCGGACGCTCCGCCTCCCACGCCCGAGGACGTCGCCGCCCTCGTGGCCAATTACGACGCGGCGCTGGTGACCTTCGATGCCTTCGTGGGGCAGATGCTCGCGGAGCTAGAGCGGCGCGGGCTGCGGGACTCCACGCTGGTGGTGCTGCTCTCGGACCATGGGGAGTACCTGTCCGAGCCTGGGCGGGGCCTCGGCCATGGCGACCACCTGTGGGGCCACGAGGCGCTCCGGGTCCCCTTCGTGCTGCGCTTTCCGGGCCACGTGGCCGAGGGGCGCACCGTGACGTCCCGGGTCCGCTCCCTGGACGTGGCCCCCACGCTGCTGGAGCTGCTGGGGGTGCCCGCGCCGGAGACGTTCCGGGGCCAGTCGCTCGCACGGTTCATCGCCCCGGGGGCCCCGGCGGCAGCGGAAGTGCCCGAGATGCCTGCCCTCCTCGAGACGGACCTGTGGTTCACGAACCAGGATGGCCAGCCCTACCAGCAGGTGCGCCTGCCCTACCCCGGCGTCTATGAGATCGCCACCGTGGAGCCGCCCCGGGGGGACATCGTCCTGAAGCCGGAGTGGGAGGCCACCGTGGAGGCCGCCAAGCACCGGGGGCTCTACCTGGGACGCTGGAAGCTGCTGGAGCTGCCCACGCCCCAGGGCCTGAAGGTGGAGCTCTACGACGCCGTGGCCGACCCTGGCGAACGGCAGGACGTGGCCGCCCAGCATCCGGAGGTGGTGGCCACGCTGCGGGAACGGCTCGCGCGGGAGCGCACCTGGAAGCTGGAGACGCACTGA
- a CDS encoding Spy/CpxP family protein refolding chaperone — MKKIAIAASALLAVALLTGFRGGGWSRDPGRIQQIITWKLDDKLDDIDASDAQKQSIHALKDRLFSDGQRMMGEQKATRLEVLAQLESDRPDSQKLHALVDARIDAMRAFAHQVTDAALEAHRLLTPQQRQELATEYREHADLRER, encoded by the coding sequence ATGAAGAAGATCGCCATCGCTGCCTCCGCACTGCTCGCCGTGGCCCTGCTCACCGGATTCCGCGGCGGCGGTTGGAGCCGGGATCCCGGACGCATCCAGCAGATCATCACCTGGAAGCTCGACGACAAGCTCGATGACATTGACGCCTCGGACGCCCAGAAGCAGTCCATTCATGCCTTGAAGGACCGCCTGTTCTCGGACGGCCAGCGCATGATGGGCGAGCAGAAGGCAACCCGCCTGGAGGTGCTCGCCCAGCTGGAGTCGGACCGGCCGGATTCCCAGAAGCTCCATGCCCTGGTGGACGCCCGCATCGACGCCATGCGCGCCTTCGCCCACCAGGTGACAGACGCGGCCCTGGAGGCGCACCGCCTGCTCACGCCGCAGCAGCGCCAGGAACTGGCCACCGAGTACCGCGAGCATGCGGACCTCCGGGAGCGCTAA